The Methylococcus sp. Mc7 genomic sequence GGTCCCGCGCCAGCCCGAATTCTTCTGGATAGCACACGCCTCCCAGGTAAAGCCCGTCCGGCGGCGCCGTGACGCCACCCTGGGCGCGGTCACGCATGGCCAGCAGTTCGCCGACCCAGGCCGGATCGTGCTTGCCCGCACCCACCGCCATCAGCACCCCGGCGATGTTGCGCACCATGTGGTGCACGAAGGCGTTGGCGGCGATTTCCATGACCACCCTTTCACCTTCCCGGCGCACGCGCAGGAAATGAACGCGGCGGAAAGGGCTGAGGGACTGGCACTGCTGGGCTCGAAAGGATGAGAAATCATGTTCGCCGATCAGATGGGCCGCACCTTCCCGCATCCGCTCGACGTCCAGCGGGGCGTGGCACCAGGTGAGCTGGCGGGGCCGCAAAGCGGAACGCATGGGGCGGTTCAGTATCTCATAGCGGTAATAGCGGGCGATCGCGCTCAACCGGGCATGGAAATGGGGTTCGGTCTCCCGCACCCATAAAATCCGCACATCCTCCGGCAGCGCGGTATTGGCACCCAGCAGCCAGGAGCGCTCGCTGCGCCGGCTTTCGGTATCGAAATGCACTACCTGCTCGATGGCATGCACCCCCGCATCGGTGCGCCCCGCGCACACGACCCGGACCGGAGCGTTTGCGATCCGGCTCAGGGCCTGCTCGACCACGGCCTGAATGGTGCGCTTGCCGTTCTGCCGTTGCCAACCGGCGAAGCGGCTGCCGTCATATTCTATGCCTAAGGCGATCCTCATGTTCCGGGCCTGGTTCGAGGCGCGCTATCGTACCAGAAACGCCCCCGCCGGCTTATCCACAGATTCTGTGGATAATTCTGTGAGCCCCCTGCAGACTGTCCGCGCAACACGTTGATTCGAAAAGGCCCCGCCGAACCTGACAAAATCGAGACACCGCCTGCGCGGGCTTCCGGGTGAGCCCGTATCGGCGAGGCGGACACTGCGGCGCCGATACGGGCGGAATCGAACCGTTATTTGATTTTGTTCAAGCCAGTATCCTCGATCGCCTGCTCGCAACGCGAACTGACCTTGGCTTCGTTCTTTTCCAGGCAGGCCAACAGCCGCCCTTCGCCGGGTTCGACGTTGGCGCAGTACTTGTCCAGATCGTCGTCGCATTCCGCGGCCACATAGCTCAAGGCATTGACTTCACGCTGAAGCTGGGCCGCCGCATCGTAAATGGCGTATTCGCAACGCGTGGAAAGCTTGTCCTGGTAAGCGTAGAGGCAAGCCAGTTGGCGTCCGTCGCCCGGCATCACGTCCTTGCAGAACTTGTCCAGTTCGGCCTTGCAGCCGGTCTTGAACGTCGAGACCGGGTCGTCGGCCTGGGCCTGCTCGGCGGGCGCTGGAGCCTTGGTCTGGGCCTTCTTCGCCGCACAAGCGGGCTGCGTCATGAACGCCGCCAGCAGCAGGCCGGCGAACAGATATCGTGCACTGTACATGAGATGTTCCTTATTATTGATGGGTGATGTGAGGAATCGCGCACCCTCTTGCCCGCAAGTTCCGACCCGAGCCGGCCCTTCCGTTGGCGGCGCGCGCCCGGCATTGTAGCCAGACGCCCCGGGAAAACCTATCCGGCTTGAGGCACGACCATCGTCCGAACGGTAAGAGACCACCGTTTTGCAAAATGGAGGAGGTGGACGGAAAATAACCGAGCGGCACACTCAACCATGCGAAGCCATCTTCCGCTGCCGCCGCGACTTGCCAAACGCACAAGGTGCCCCCTCCCCGTACATTTTCGCCCACATGAAGAACCCGTCCGAATCCGCTATCCGGTTGCTGAACCGAGGACTCTTCGTCGCCGGGATATCTCCTTTTCTCTCGCTTGCGCTGGGCAGCTTCACCCACGGCCTGGGCGCCAATCCCGTGGAGACCATTTCCCACAGCAGCGGCCTTTGGACATTGAGGCTGTTGCTGGGCGCCCTGGCCATCACGCCCTTGGCCAAATTTCCCGGCGGACACTGGCTCGTTAGCCTGCGCCGCACAGCCGCCCTGCTGGCTTTCTTCTACGCCTGCCTTCATGTCTCGAGCTACCTGATATTCGATCAGTTTTTCGACGCCCGCGAAATCTGGCGGGACATTGCCAGGCGACCCTCTATCGTTGCCGGCATGACGAGCTTTCTGATAATGGTTCCGTTGGCCGTCACATCCAGCCAGGCCATGGCCCGCCGTCTCGGCCGCAGAAACTGGCGACTGCTGCACCGGTGGGTATATGTCGCCGCTGCCGCGGGCGTATTCCATTATTTTTGGCTGGTAAAACGGGACACATCGGGGCCGGCGCTCTACGCCGTGATCCTGGCGATCCTGCTGTGCCTGCGACTGGACGATGCAGCCCGACGGCAGGCCGGCCGCGGCGGGGCCGACCGCCCTTCCGCGACATCCCCCGATTACAAACCCCTCGGCACCACAGCCAACGGATTAGCGCCGGAACCGGGCAACCAAGGAACCGCCCCCAATCGACGCATAATGTAAACTCCATCTAATACCATGCAGCTGGTCGCTAGACGCCAGCCATGTGCCAAGCCACTTACGTAATGGACATGCCTGACAAACAAAACGCGCTATGTTTCTTACCGTGACCGACGGTGGTTCCCCGGCCATATGAAATCCCAAGTTTCATGTCATGGAAACCAGTTGGCGGCGACCGGCGGTCCCCTTCCACCGCGGGCCGCCGCCGCTTAGTTCCTCCCGCCCGGCGCTTCCGCCACCGGCCGTCAATGCTCCCGCACGTCCCTTGCGTCTTCGTTCCAGATCGGATTATCCCGGTCCTGCGGATCGAGTTTGACCACGTCCTCAGGGAAAATATGCCAGAACGAACGGTCGATCGCACCCTCCTGATAATGGGCATCTTTCCGTCCGTGGTGGAAGGGGCACCACCAGTTCTCCACCAGCTTGACGAGATAGGCGTGCCATTCGAACAACCCCACGCTGAAAGGACAATACCAGGTACAATTAAGTATCCAAAATAACTTGGACTGGGTTGGGCTAAGCCTGTAGCCAGGCTGCATGACGATCTGGTTTGACAGCTTATATCGGAAGCTGGCCCGATCCGGGAGAAACTCTTTCAAAGACTTTACATTTTCAGCGCCCATCAGCTTCAGATGGAAATAACTGATATAGGCGCTGATTATCACAAAAGGCAGCGTCAGGATGGGCAAATAAATCAGAAACACTCCCAAGATGCGCGTCGCATACGAGATATCATTATGATTTTTCCCGATTACGACACGGCTCCCGTCCACCCCCGACGGACCACAAGTTTCGCACTTTTTCATTTTGAGCCTCAGCCAAAGCGTTCTCGTTCTTATGAATGCGGCTCAGATATGCCTGAGACGCCGCCCCATATCCTCTGTTTTCGATCCCGGCAAGGACCTTTGCCGGCATCGCGGCAGAGAAGCTATGAGGTCGAAAGCGCCGCGTCAAGCGGCGGCATCCCGCCGAAACGGCTCGAGCCGCGGGGACGGAGCGGGAATGATCCGTGGCATACAGCCGGGAGGGGTAGCGCAGTGATCGCACTGGTGCCGACGACCGGCTGGCAAGTTCTTGCGCTGAAGGGGGCGGAACCTCCTTCCGGCACCCGCCCCCAATTCCATTGCAGGCCGGGGCGGAAGTTACCACCCCGGCAATGAGACGGGCTATTGCATGCCTTTCTTCAACGCATCGAGCAATTTGCTGCCGGCGGCCGCATCGTCGCTGCCCACCAGCACCATCACCATCATGTGATCGCCCATCCGAATGCATTCGATCACTGCCAGGGTCTTGTCGGTCCAGGAACGGACGGAGTCGGCATCCTTACTGATCCTACCCGTCGTCTGCGCGGACATGAGCGACTCGCCCCGGCTCACGCAGTCGGCTTCGCTCAGAGCCGACTGCATATGATCCCAGTACATGTTAGGGGTGGCCAGTGCAGCTTGAGATACGCCCAGCAGGGCAATCAGCATCAGAGAAAATTTTGCAAACATGGTCGGTCCTCCTCGTTTTCTACACCAAAAACGGAACCCGCTTCGGGAGCGTTTGCCGGACGAAGCGGAGGCTCGCCTTGCAAGCTGGATATTACGTCAATCCTCACGAACTTGCCCAGCAGCGGATTGGGCGCCGCCAGGGTCGGGCCGCTGCCCCCGATTCCGGCCGACTTTGCTGTCAGGCTTCGAAGGAACCGTAGCCATGCAAAGCACCGGGCTTCCGGCTCGGCGAGCCGGCGTCGGCACCCCGCTCCTTGTAAAGGAGATAGATGAAAACCGCCATCAGCCCAATCAGAATCCAATACTTCAACCAAAACAGGAACTTCAGTTTGGCCAGGAATGCGGGATGGCCGAGGAGATAAGCGTTGAATTCAGCGAAGAAATTTTCGAACACAGCGGATGACCTCTCAGATCTGCCAGCCAGTTGCCCGGCTTCCGCCCCCGCTCGCCTAATTCGAAGTCAGGGGCCCTTGGTAATGCGATGCGGGAAAGGGCGAAACCCCTGACCGTGACATACGCAGGTGAGGCACTTACATCGAAATTAGACCGCAGACACGTCCACTCAGTTCCATCGACCTGCCGTCAATGAGTTATGCGAGGCGACCCCGCAGCCATCCGGAGAGCCGTCTAGCTTTGGGTCGCGGCGCCCCCTCAGCGATTGCGGAAGGCCCGTACGATGGGCGCAACGATCGGAACCAAGAAGGCGCCTGCCACTGCCCGGAATTTTCCCCACGGCCCGTATGGCCCCCATAGTTCGGGCGGGAATACACGATGCCACAGTGCCTCGTTCAGCCATTTTTTCAGAGCACACCCCCATGAGGGAAGGGAAACCGAGGGCACGGCGCACAAGCAAAACCTCACCAGCCCCGCATCGACATCGAGAATGATCGACTCCATCTCGGCCCATGTCGGAAAGAACGAATGCACCCGATTGAATTCCATCGTGTAGGCGGCGACCTTTTTGCGGCTCGGATCGGAGAAATAACGGCTGAACGCCCAGTCGTCGCTCGCCCCGGAGGTCGGATATGGCGCGCCCCAGCTCGGAAGAAAAAATGACTGGGCGACCGCATAGGTTTCACCGCGGACCCCCGTAATGGCGGCACTCACGGCGTTACCGACGTCCGCAAACTTGGCGAGGTCGCAGGCCCCTATGAATTCACCATAGGCATCTCCCGACAGCCCTCTCTGCCCGTTCCAGGCCGGATTGGTGAAGTTCTTCTCCGTAGCCGTCACCTGGTTCGCATCGTCGCCCCATGAATGCAGAATGTCGCCCCCATACGAGTGGATATCCATGAACCAGCCAATATGGGGAAACTGATCGAACAACCAGCGGACGTTTTTCGTCTCGGCCTCGGAGAAAGGCGCCGTCCCGTGAAAAATATCGCTGGCCGGATCCGCCGACGCCAATGTCCCGCCAGCCTGAGC encodes the following:
- the truA gene encoding tRNA pseudouridine(38-40) synthase TruA, whose amino-acid sequence is MRIALGIEYDGSRFAGWQRQNGKRTIQAVVEQALSRIANAPVRVVCAGRTDAGVHAIEQVVHFDTESRRSERSWLLGANTALPEDVRILWVRETEPHFHARLSAIARYYRYEILNRPMRSALRPRQLTWCHAPLDVERMREGAAHLIGEHDFSSFRAQQCQSLSPFRRVHFLRVRREGERVVMEIAANAFVHHMVRNIAGVLMAVGAGKHDPAWVGELLAMRDRAQGGVTAPPDGLYLGGVCYPEEFGLARDPVFGDLPADARRYQPADES
- a CDS encoding cysteine rich repeat-containing protein — its product is MYSARYLFAGLLLAAFMTQPACAAKKAQTKAPAPAEQAQADDPVSTFKTGCKAELDKFCKDVMPGDGRQLACLYAYQDKLSTRCEYAIYDAAAQLQREVNALSYVAAECDDDLDKYCANVEPGEGRLLACLEKNEAKVSSRCEQAIEDTGLNKIK
- a CDS encoding sulfite oxidase heme-binding subunit YedZ, whose translation is MKNPSESAIRLLNRGLFVAGISPFLSLALGSFTHGLGANPVETISHSSGLWTLRLLLGALAITPLAKFPGGHWLVSLRRTAALLAFFYACLHVSSYLIFDQFFDAREIWRDIARRPSIVAGMTSFLIMVPLAVTSSQAMARRLGRRNWRLLHRWVYVAAAAGVFHYFWLVKRDTSGPALYAVILAILLCLRLDDAARRQAGRGGADRPSATSPDYKPLGTTANGLAPEPGNQGTAPNRRIM
- a CDS encoding M14 family metallopeptidase; translation: MSFLNVVEIESALMGLASAYPNISKLLTLPYFTAEGRQSHALVVGTGTSCPKTGVLVISGAHAREWGGPDICIDFAADLLEAYTPGTGLVYGGTSYSAGEIKSIVERLDVIVFPDVNPDGRHYSQNSYAMWRKNRNPASSGGQASRIGVDPNRNYDFLWDFNTAFAPGAQAGGTLASADPASDIFHGTAPFSEAETKNVRWLFDQFPHIGWFMDIHSYGGDILHSWGDDANQVTATEKNFTNPAWNGQRGLSGDAYGEFIGACDLAKFADVGNAVSAAITGVRGETYAVAQSFFLPSWGAPYPTSGASDDWAFSRYFSDPSRKKVAAYTMEFNRVHSFFPTWAEMESIILDVDAGLVRFCLCAVPSVSLPSWGCALKKWLNEALWHRVFPPELWGPYGPWGKFRAVAGAFLVPIVAPIVRAFRNR